In Paracoccus jeotgali, the following are encoded in one genomic region:
- a CDS encoding pseudouridine synthase, giving the protein MRKMVTSRVDRLLSAMGYGSRSEIARLARAGGIELDGVVLTDVAARVALSDDLPVRMSVGGQPLDPLPGMVILLNKPLGMTCSHKEDGPLVHDLLPDRWRRRRPPVSTVGRLDKQTSGLLLLTDDGDLLHRIISPRRHVRKTYRATLARPLTGREGEVFASGSLRLEGDEKPLAPAELQVISDREARLTITEGRYHQVRRMFAAVGNHVEALHRESVGALTLPADLAPGEWRLLGEDEVGLVFQ; this is encoded by the coding sequence ATGAGAAAAATGGTAACGTCTCGGGTCGATAGGCTGCTGTCGGCAATGGGGTACGGCTCGCGCAGCGAGATTGCGCGGCTGGCGCGGGCGGGGGGGATCGAGCTGGACGGCGTGGTGCTGACGGATGTGGCGGCGCGGGTTGCGCTCTCGGATGATCTGCCGGTGCGGATGAGTGTGGGGGGGCAGCCGCTCGACCCGCTGCCGGGTATGGTGATTCTGCTGAACAAGCCGCTTGGGATGACGTGTTCGCACAAAGAGGACGGTCCGCTGGTGCATGACCTGCTGCCGGATCGCTGGCGGCGGCGCAGGCCTCCGGTCTCGACCGTGGGGCGCCTGGACAAGCAGACGAGCGGGTTGCTGCTGCTGACAGATGATGGCGATCTGCTGCACCGGATCATCAGCCCCAGGCGTCATGTCCGAAAGACTTATCGCGCGACCCTCGCGCGACCTCTGACGGGGCGGGAGGGTGAGGTGTTTGCGTCGGGGAGCTTGCGTCTGGAGGGCGACGAGAAGCCGCTGGCGCCGGCGGAGTTGCAGGTGATCTCGGACCGCGAGGCGCGCCTGACGATTACCGAGGGGCGCTATCATCAGGTGCGCCGAATGTTCGCCGCGGTGGGAAATCATGTTGAGGCGCTGCACCGGGAGTCGGTGGGGGCGCTGACGCTGCCTGCCGATCTGGCGCCGGGTGAATGGAGGCTGTTGGGTGAGGACGAGGTGGGATTGGTTTTTCAGTAG
- a CDS encoding cation diffusion facilitator family transporter, giving the protein MGHVKTASDPTDSGKAAVYAALIANCGIAVTKFIAAWLSGSSAMLAEGIHSSIDTANEGFLLLGLARAKTPADHAHPFGYSAEIYFWAFIVAVLIFALGAGLSAYEGIRAILHGGHEPGGVPWIPYGVLAISLVFEGYSLSVAVSKFQQMRKGHGLWRDLRDIKDPTIFVVLAEDAAACLGLLIAAAGLTLSWLTGNPIWDGLASIGIGVLLAVTAFFLAVEVKGLLIGESTDPEIIDTIRSGLSGVSEIIAINDIRSLHFGPYDVLLTMSIDFKDDVTSQRIEEIVTEAERRIRKRYPIVQKLYFEVQSQAGHHAMSRRG; this is encoded by the coding sequence ATGGGACATGTGAAGACGGCGAGCGACCCCACCGACAGCGGCAAGGCCGCCGTCTATGCGGCGCTGATCGCCAATTGCGGGATCGCGGTGACCAAGTTCATCGCGGCATGGCTCTCGGGCTCATCGGCGATGCTGGCCGAGGGCATCCACTCCAGCATCGACACCGCGAATGAGGGTTTTCTGCTGCTCGGCCTCGCCCGCGCCAAGACCCCCGCCGACCACGCCCACCCCTTCGGCTACAGCGCCGAGATCTATTTCTGGGCCTTCATCGTCGCCGTGCTGATCTTCGCCCTCGGCGCCGGACTGTCGGCGTATGAGGGCATCCGCGCCATCCTGCATGGCGGCCACGAACCCGGCGGCGTGCCGTGGATCCCCTATGGCGTGCTGGCGATCTCGCTGGTGTTCGAAGGCTATTCCCTCTCGGTCGCGGTCAGCAAGTTCCAGCAGATGCGCAAGGGCCACGGCCTGTGGCGCGACCTGCGCGATATCAAGGACCCCACCATCTTTGTCGTGCTGGCCGAGGACGCCGCCGCCTGTCTGGGCCTGCTGATCGCCGCCGCGGGGCTGACCCTGTCCTGGCTGACCGGCAACCCGATCTGGGACGGCCTCGCCTCGATCGGGATCGGCGTCCTGCTGGCGGTGACGGCGTTCTTCCTGGCGGTCGAGGTCAAGGGGCTGCTGATCGGCGAATCGACCGACCCCGAGATCATCGACACGATCCGCTCGGGCCTGTCCGGGGTGTCCGAGATCATCGCGATCAACGACATCCGCAGCCTGCATTTCGGCCCCTATGACGTGCTGCTGACCATGAGCATCGACTTCAAGGACGACGTCACCTCGCAGCGGATCGAGGAAATCGTCACCGAAGCCGAACGCCGCATCCGCAAACGCTACCCCATCGTGCAAAAGCTGTATTTCGAAGTCCAGTCGCAAGCCGGTCACCACGCGATGTCGCGGCGGGGGTGA
- a CDS encoding YciE/YciF ferroxidase family protein — protein MAKEKTLVDLFHDTLKDIYYAERKILKSLPKMKRAAQSEDLKKAFEKHHEQTEGQIERLQQVFEILGKTARGKTCEAIEGILTEGEEIMEEFKGSPALDAGLISSAQAVEHYEITRYGTLKRWATELGMKDAAKLLDQTLQEESTTDEDLTKLAESSINEHAKA, from the coding sequence ATGGCCAAGGAAAAGACACTGGTCGACCTGTTTCACGACACGCTCAAGGACATCTACTACGCCGAGCGCAAGATCCTGAAATCGCTGCCCAAGATGAAGCGCGCGGCGCAGTCTGAGGATCTGAAAAAGGCGTTCGAGAAGCACCACGAACAGACTGAGGGCCAGATCGAGCGCCTGCAGCAGGTCTTTGAAATCCTCGGCAAGACGGCCCGCGGCAAGACCTGCGAGGCGATCGAAGGCATCCTGACCGAGGGCGAAGAGATCATGGAGGAGTTCAAGGGCTCTCCCGCACTCGATGCCGGGCTGATCTCGTCGGCGCAGGCGGTCGAGCATTACGAGATCACCCGCTACGGCACGCTGAAGCGTTGGGCGACCGAGCTAGGGATGAAGGACGCCGCCAAGCTGCTGGACCAGACGCTGCAGGAGGAGTCCACGACGGATGAGGATCTGACCAAGCTGGCGGAAAGCTCGATCAACGAGCATGCGAAGGCCTGA